The proteins below come from a single Desulfomicrobium apsheronum genomic window:
- a CDS encoding AlbA family DNA-binding domain-containing protein, which produces MNATEAINPINILEKLDWLEKDDLEFKSARGGVPKSLWETYSAMANTHGGVILLGVEDDGHISGVSNLKNIKKSFWDTINNRGKVSINLLASQDVQEVVHPSGTILVIKVPQANRYQRPVFLERNPLTGTYRRNCEGDYHCSEQEVSRMLSDRAEDPADSRILKHFSLADLDQTSVQQYRQRFASHKPTHPWLGEDDQGLLLKLGGWRRNRHDGSEGLTVAGLLMFGREETIREVLP; this is translated from the coding sequence ATGAACGCTACGGAAGCCATCAATCCAATCAATATTCTTGAAAAACTGGACTGGCTCGAAAAGGATGACTTGGAATTCAAGTCCGCGCGTGGAGGTGTGCCAAAAAGCCTCTGGGAAACATACAGCGCCATGGCAAACACCCACGGCGGCGTGATCTTGTTGGGCGTGGAAGACGACGGCCACATCAGTGGCGTCAGCAACCTGAAGAACATCAAAAAATCGTTCTGGGACACCATCAACAATCGCGGAAAAGTGAGCATTAACCTGCTGGCCAGCCAGGATGTCCAAGAGGTTGTCCATCCTTCCGGAACCATTCTCGTCATCAAAGTGCCGCAAGCCAACCGGTATCAGAGGCCTGTTTTCCTAGAAAGAAACCCCCTTACAGGTACCTATCGTCGCAATTGTGAAGGCGATTATCACTGTTCGGAACAGGAAGTCAGCCGCATGTTGTCGGACCGGGCCGAAGATCCAGCCGACAGCAGGATACTGAAACATTTTTCTCTGGCAGACCTTGATCAAACAAGTGTGCAGCAATACCGGCAACGGTTCGCGTCGCATAAACCGACTCATCCTTGGCTTGGCGAAGATGACCAGGGACTGCTGCTGAAGCTCGGAGGTTGGCGTCGCAATCGTCATGACGGAAGCGAAGGACTCACAGTGGCCGGTTTGTTGATGTTCGGCCGGGAGGAGACAATCCGCGAAGTTCTTCCTTAA